Within the Terriglobia bacterium genome, the region CCCTGCGCTCAATCCCGCTCCGTCAAAAGTTGCGGTCTGACCTGCGCCGGACACCGTGCCGCCCGTGGCACTCCAGGTGACGGTGGGAGTCGCACGCTCTGCCGTCGCCTGCACCCTGAGTTGCGTCGTGCCACCCGAATCGATGTCCACTGTCGGTGTCAGGCACTGGATCGTGGGCGGCGGTATCGGTATTTCACGCACCGTCACGCTGCTCGAGCATGAAGCCGTGAATTTGCCGGTATTCACCGTCACTGCGATCGTGTAGTTGCCCGGCTGCCTGCCTGTGGAGCCGAAAGTGAAGCTCGACCCGCTCGCGGCCTGCGCCTGGCCGTTGACCGTCCATGAATAAGTCAGTGGCGACCCGTCGGGGCTGGTGGCGGTGGCTCGTACAGTCGCGCTCTCCCCTACCTGAATGGAATTCGGCGACACCGCGCACGTAACCGTCGGCGGCAAATACTTCTTGTTCACCGTGATCTCGGCCGTACAGGGAACACTGTGCCCGTAGTCATCCGCGACCGTGGCGGTGACCGTGTACTTCCCTGGAGCTACACCGGTGGCGTCAAAAGTCACGGTATCGCCCGAGCCGCTCAGTTTGCCGCCGCTCGAGGCCCAGGAGTAGGTGATCGTCGCGCCCTCCGGAATGACGACATTGGCGCGGACGGTTGCTTTTTCGTCCTGAATGATCTGCTGCGGGGAAACCGCGCAGGTTACCTTGGGCGGATCGTGCCTGCGCTTCTCAAATGTCACCTGCGCTACAAACCCGTTCACGCCCGACCTCAGTATGCCTCGCGACAGATCGGTATCGAGCCGGTTGAAGTGCCCCTGGTAGCCACCCCCAATCGAGATCCACTCCTTGGGATAGACCTTGAAGCCGAAAATCGCGTCCACGGGGCTGGCAGGATTCAAGCCAGAGGTGTTCCCACCGAAGTACCTGGCGATGTTGGTCTCGGCAATAAATTGAATCTTTCCAAAATTCGGAAAGGCCAGGCCGCCGCGTAAAATGAAAGAATTCTGCAGATCGGCCAGCGTCACTCCTCTGTTTTCCGCCGTGCCGGCGAAGTTGAAACCCAGGTTTAAATGAAGCGCGGCTATTCTGCCGGCCCGCTTCGAAAGCAGCATTGCGAACCCGCCTTCATTGGTACCGTTTGTCAGGCCGCGATTCATGCCGGTAATGCCCTTGTTGCTGGGAATCTTCATGAAACCCGCAAAACTCATTGCCAGAGGATTGCCACGGCGTTCGCTCAAGGCGTTGAGAATACCACCAAAACGAATGTCCCCCGGAGCGCTCGCATGCGGAACGTCCACGAACGGCGCATCATTGTTGAAAAACGGTGTGCCGGTGAGCGTGGTTGCCGGTTGCGGCAACTGTCCGGGTAACACTCCGTATGGAATGATGCCCGGGGCATTGATGCTCTTCTGCGCCTCCCAGGACCCAAACAGTTCGAGGCGATTCAACATTCCGACGCCGACGGCGATGGGGAATTTCCTGATGATCAGTCTTCCCGGATCGCGGTTGGTGTAATCAACGCCCAAACTGATGTTGAATTCTCCTTGCCGGAGAGTTTCCGCGTCCCAAGTCCGGAATAGCCCTGTGGCGCCGTCAAGACTGGCGGATGTAAACTTCTTTTTGTTAGCTTGAGCCTGCTGGGCGACGCCGGGGATGGAAAGCAGTAAGATTGCAATAGAAGCCGTAACAACTCGTGCATATCGGTCTCTCATGGTCCGTCATCTCCGAAATGTCAGCCATCCTGACTGCATCCAGGCTGGATTTAGGTAAAAACTGCTCTTCTCCCAGCCCACCTGGTTGGAAAGATCACGACTCGCTTCTTTAAGAGTACAAGGGGACACACTATCATCCCCAAGCATTTCGAGTATAACACCCGTGGATTTCCTGGTCAAACAACACATGCAAATGTTGAAAAACAATGCCAGGATCCGAAAGGGGACCCTGGCTTCGCCCTAAACCCTCGGCAATTACCGGCAATACCGACGGTGCTGCCGGGTCTTTTCAGTAGTGACCCTTGTTGGCGGCCCTGGCATCTGATGTTGTTTTGCGACAGCGTCATGAAACTTGATGAAACTATTTTTCATAATAACCAGTTTGTGCCTTGAAATCGGTGGGGGCTGCTTATAGACTCAGTGGACCGTTTTGGAACGCATGATCCAAAAGCTTGACCTTAAACTCGGTAGAGGCGATTTTTGATTCCCTATGCGACAGACATCGAAAGCAGTTGTAGCATTTCTTTTTCTTACCTTGGCAGTGCATCCGGAAGCAGGAGCAGCAAAAACCAATACCGCGCCACGACCGAACAACCTGTTCATCTGTGGAACGAGTGTCCAACGGCAGCGGGACGTCCTGGTTCGCAGCCGGTACCGCGACAGCCTGTTGCGCCGTCATCCCGAGCGCGGGCGCCTTTTGCTTCAGGCCCAGTCACCAACGCTGCAGCCGGACTCGGGAAACGTCGCTTTGATCGAGGATGACGGCACGCTGACGACACAGATCAACTTCTTCGACCTGGCAGGCAAGTCGATTCTTTTCGTGCCCGTGGCCGCCTCCCCGTCCAGCTATCAGGTAAGCGTGCAGAGCAAGGCCTTTGCTCCCGGCACGGGAACCCAGATCATCCTCGGTGACGACGATTCGACACCAGTCACTCTAAGTGCCGGTTTTAGCTTCTTTGGAAAGAGCTATTCTTCGGTAAACTTGAACTCGGACGGGAATCTGACTTTTGACCAGGCCGACGTGGCATCCACAGCCCGCGATCTTGGGAGATTCGCCTGGGGTCCTCCGCGGATCGGGCCGCTTTTTACCGACCTCGATCCCAGCGACAGGTCGGCACTGGTTTCATACCGCACCGAAACGGACGGAACCATTTTCGTCTGGCAAAACGTGCCCAATTGGAACACCCGCTCATACAACAACTTCAGTGTGAAGCTGTTCAACAATGGAAACATCGAATTCATCTTTGGCACCAGGGTGGATTCCGCTGAGGCCATCGTCGGCATCTCCCCCGGGGCCAGCTTGGAAGGAGTCACGGCGGTCGATTTCTCCACAACCACGCCAACCGAAAATCTCGTCGGAACCGTCGCTGAGGTCTTCACAACGTCCGTGCAGCTCATGGAAACTGCAATGGCGCGCAAGTTTTTCCTGAACCACCCGGACGAGTTCGATCAACTGGTCATGTTTCTGACATTTCCCTTCGACTTGCAGGGTGCCTTCTCTTACGAACTGAACGTCAACAACGATGTGCAAGGCATCGGACTGGATCCGGTAAACGACAGCTCCGATTACGGCAGTGGCGGTCGGCTGAAGAGTTTTGTCATGATGGGAGACTTGGGCGAATTCCCCGCGGATCCCAACCTCGAGTTCATGCGCACTTATAATAGTATGCAGGTCGTGGCACACGAGGTGGCCCACCGCTGGCTCTCCTTTCCTGCACTGTGGGAAGGGCCATCCGCTCCCTACACCACGTCACTGCTCCGTCCATACCCTGACTTGGCTCACTGGAGCTTTTTCTTCAACGCGGACTCTTCTCTGATGGAGGGAAATCGGATTATCGATCAAGGCGCAGCGCTGGGCTCGCAGCGTTTCATCACATCAGAGGTAACGAACAAGTTCAGTGATCTGGATCTATACCTTATGGGTTTTGAGGATTCACAAGATGTGTCCCCCATGTTTTACGTGAAGAATCCCATCCCCGCCACCAACTCTCTGCCGTCGCACAGCCCCACTGTTTTCGGGGGAACAAGGTTTGACTTCACGATCGACAACATCGTTGCCGCCAATGGAGTGCGCACGCCGTCGGTCTTTCAGGCTCAGAAGGTCCATCGCATCGCCTTCGTTCTGGTGTCGAATTCGACCCACCCGGCCACGCCGGAACAGATCGCCAAGGTGCAGAATATCCACGACGCCTTTGTTTCATATTTCAACCAGTTGACTCATGGCCAGGCTTGGGCCGTGACCAATCTGCAGAGTTCCCCGGGCACAACTCCGTCCGATATCTACTTTCCCTATTTTCAGGGGGATGGCACGCGCTACACCGGCTTTGCCCTGGCAAACTGGGGGCCGGCTCCGGCCGACATACTCTTTAACTCATTCGACAACACTGGCGCGAACACTTCGGCTCCCATCAACCCGAGAATGGTCACAATTCCGCCCGGCGGGCAGATTGCTATGCTCGGAGAGCAGATCCACGGCCTCTCTCTCTCCGGCACGCCGCGCAATGGCTGGATCCAGGCCGGGTCGAGCAGCAGCCAGATAACGGGATTCTTCCTTGAAGGCGATATCGCAGAAACCTTTCTCGACGGCGCGGTCGCCGGAAACACTACTTCCACGTCACTATTCTTCACCCGGGCTCACGGAACCACCGGTTCCCTCAGAAATCTGATCGATGTGGTCAATCCAAATGAAGCTCCGGCAAATTTCTCCCTTAAGCTCATCGATCAGAACGGGCAGCAGCAGGGCACGGCGGTTCAACGGGTGTTGAACAGTCACGGCCGTCTGGCGGATGATCTGTCGAGCCTTTTCCCCGGAACTGATCCAGCCTTCGCCGGATATGTCACAGTCTCCAGTGACGTGGGGGTCATCGGCTACGAGGCGTTTGAGGGGAGTTCCAGTGTTTTTTCCCTCCCTGCGCAGCCTGCTTCTTCCGCCACAACTCTCTACTCGGCGCAATTCGCCTCCGGACCGGCCGGCACGATCCGCTATTTCACGGACCTCAACGTGATCAACACGTCCAGCGCAGTCAGGCAGGTGCAGGTCTCTCTGATCGGCAACGACGGCAGGCTGGTGTCGAACATCACCAATCCGGTCCTCTACACGCTCCAGCCGGGCTCACAACGGCTGATGCGAGGCGAGGATGTCTTCCATCTTCAGGACGCTTCCGCGGCAGCGAGCATCACTGAAGGAACGCTGGTCGTGACCGCGGACGGAGCAGGGGTCATCGGCGATGTGACCTTCGGCGATCCTCTGGCGGGAAGGTTCATGGCAGCGCTTCCGCTTGACGGCACGCCCCGAGCGAATATGATCCTTTCGCAGGTCGCCCAGGGAAGCCAGGCCACAGGGACGGGCTATTTCACCGGCGTTGCGATGTACAACCCGAATCCGAAGGACGTCAGCGTGACCGTGGACATCTACTCCGAGCAAGGCCAGCCGACGGGTCAGGTGACCATCCCTATGAAACCGGGCGAGCGCCTGGCCAGGACTCTTCCTCAACTCGTTCCCGGCTTCACTCAGATGCGAGGCTACATCCGCATGGCTGCCTCCGGCGGACCTATTGTCGCCTTCGGGCTGTTTGGAGAAGCTTCATCGGTACAATTCCTGGCAGCGATTCCGCCCCAGGCAATCATCCAATGAGGCAATTGCATGGCGAGGTTGAACTCTGCGGCACAGGACATCAGGGAGTTGGAACTTAGTGCGGAAACCATGCGGGACCTGGTCGATCAGGCGATGGATCGAATCGTCAAACACATCGGCTCGCTGCCGAGTCAGCCGGTTTCGGACGTTTCCGGAGCGGAAGATCTGGCTCGATCTGTCGTAGAGGCCATGCCCGAGCGCGGCACCTCGTTTCCGGATATTCTCGATCTGCTGTTCGACCGCCTGGTCCAGAAGACCTTCAACACTGCATCGCCCGGTTATCTCGCCTATATCCCCGGCGGAGGACTGTTTCATGCTGCGGTTGCGGATTTGATCGCCGACTCCATCAATCGCTATATCGGTGTCTGGATGGCAGCCCCGGCGCTCGCACAGTTGGAGGCGAATGTTCTCCGGTGGTTTGCAGATATGATCGGGTATCCGCGCGAGGCGCGGGGAATCCTGACCACCGGCGGCTCGATGGCCAATTTCACTGCTCTGGCGACCGCCCGGCGCACCCTGCTTGCCGACCACTTCCAGTCGGCGACCTTGTATGCCTCCGATCAGGTGCACCACTCGGTAGTCAAGGCCGCATTGCTGGCCGGCTTTGCTGAGAACAGCGTGCGCGAAATCCCGGTCGACGCGGACTTCCGCATCCGCCCTGACGTGTTATGCGAGCGCATCGCCTCGGACCGCATTAACGGCCGCACACCTTTCCTTATCGTCGCGAGCGCGGGCACCACAAATACGGGCGCGGTGGATGATCTTGAGGTGCTGGCCGACGTGGCGCACGAGGAGAAGCTCTGGCTGCATGTCGATGCCGCCTACGGCGGGTTTTTTATGCTGACGGAGCGGGGCAGAAATGCCATGCGCGGCATTGATCGAGCCGATTCCGTCACCCTCGATCCCCATAAGGCGCTCTTTCTTCCCTATGGGACCGGATCATTGCTGGTCCGCGACG harbors:
- a CDS encoding PKD domain-containing protein — protein: MRDRYARVVTASIAILLLSIPGVAQQAQANKKKFTSASLDGATGLFRTWDAETLRQGEFNISLGVDYTNRDPGRLIIRKFPIAVGVGMLNRLELFGSWEAQKSINAPGIIPYGVLPGQLPQPATTLTGTPFFNNDAPFVDVPHASAPGDIRFGGILNALSERRGNPLAMSFAGFMKIPSNKGITGMNRGLTNGTNEGGFAMLLSKRAGRIAALHLNLGFNFAGTAENRGVTLADLQNSFILRGGLAFPNFGKIQFIAETNIARYFGGNTSGLNPASPVDAIFGFKVYPKEWISIGGGYQGHFNRLDTDLSRGILRSGVNGFVAQVTFEKRRHDPPKVTCAVSPQQIIQDEKATVRANVVIPEGATITYSWASSGGKLSGSGDTVTFDATGVAPGKYTVTATVADDYGHSVPCTAEITVNKKYLPPTVTCAVSPNSIQVGESATVRATATSPDGSPLTYSWTVNGQAQAASGSSFTFGSTGRQPGNYTIAVTVNTGKFTASCSSSVTVREIPIPPPTIQCLTPTVDIDSGGTTQLRVQATAERATPTVTWSATGGTVSGAGQTATFDGAGLSAGTYTVTATVDNGRGGRASCTMTVNVSQKINVPGFAETKWRVNNVAKAILDNVAVQMKNDSRLRANVVGYTDDSRRETRVKDLGLKRAQAVVEYLVSKGIDASRFTALSGGVSTVGNNKTTEGRAENRHAEIQLSVR
- a CDS encoding aminotransferase class V-fold PLP-dependent enzyme; the protein is MRDLVDQAMDRIVKHIGSLPSQPVSDVSGAEDLARSVVEAMPERGTSFPDILDLLFDRLVQKTFNTASPGYLAYIPGGGLFHAAVADLIADSINRYIGVWMAAPALAQLEANVLRWFADMIGYPREARGILTTGGSMANFTALATARRTLLADHFQSATLYASDQVHHSVVKAALLAGFAENSVREIPVDADFRIRPDVLCERIASDRINGRTPFLIVASAGTTNTGAVDDLEVLADVAHEEKLWLHVDAAYGGFFMLTERGRNAMRGIDRADSVTLDPHKALFLPYGTGSLLVRDGEALRRAHTVHADYMPPMQEDPDLVDFCLYSPELSRDFRGLRVWLPFKLHGAGPFRRNLDEKLDLAEWATQELRKIPGMQIVAEPQLSLVAFRLVRAGLSLEQLNDLNRRLIAGVNARQRVFLTATSLGGMFILRICVLSFRTHLDRMQAAIEDIRAAVQEL